From one bacterium genomic stretch:
- the priA gene encoding primosomal protein N': MSDFGLPQTADVVFPGVDQVFSYRLTSPLWERAAPGKRVLAPFGKRRLTGTIVATRTEADPRATREVETILDEQPAFSAVMLKFTRWIGEYYLCPWGDVLKAALPAGISLDEKRYWNLSVEADDPRLLKLVGSQAGLSAAVEAMAEAPVSTERMKRDFGLARRAAPLQRLEEAGLIAYRPVLRAPRVRTQFDSVVLLSNDIREQYGAELFTRLRSVHEQHLIREVFESGPDGILKSELLKGASSGRRAAFARLTARGNLELRAEEVTRWDPQREVIPDLQEPDALTLEQRTAVAEIVQGLERRRFEPFLLFGVTGSGKTQVYIEAIRHALAQERTALVLLPEIALTPFVWGRFYRVLGDRVAIQHSAQSPAVRYDLWRDIRAGRYPVVVGARSAVFAPLDRLGLIVVDEEQEPSYKQEDPAPRYHARDAALVRARLENAVAVLGSATPSVESFQHASAGRYRMLRLPQRVGGAVMPEIHVVERVLPPFPESEPAKEKEKKKASRPRFRELPLFTDELLTRIETTLERSRQVVLLQNRRGFAPFLICPECGKIPECPNCSVSLTFHRRGVAMRCHYCDHREAAPDACPRCACPEWLTQGYGTQRIEEELATRFPSARILRMDSDSVTRRGTHGRMVAAFAAGEYDILVGTQMVAKGLDFPRVELAAVVQADAELFYPDFRSSERAAALLTQLAGRAGRRTEPGTVIVQSAVADHPVLQSVLKADWEEFVRNEIENRARSGYPPAARLILLRATGKDQTATVRALLRVRRLLQPVNILNVLGPAPALIPRVRGLYRHHLLVRSLREKDSTGARLRKEIVTALERYRGERPEPGVHIERDVDPQTVI; the protein is encoded by the coding sequence ATGAGCGATTTCGGTTTGCCGCAGACGGCGGACGTCGTGTTTCCGGGCGTGGATCAGGTTTTCTCGTATCGTCTGACGAGTCCGCTGTGGGAGCGGGCCGCGCCGGGGAAACGCGTTCTGGCACCGTTCGGAAAACGTCGCCTGACGGGTACGATTGTGGCGACGCGAACGGAAGCCGATCCGCGCGCCACGCGGGAAGTGGAGACGATTCTCGACGAGCAACCAGCGTTTTCGGCGGTGATGCTGAAGTTTACGCGCTGGATTGGCGAATATTATTTATGTCCGTGGGGGGACGTATTGAAGGCGGCGCTGCCGGCGGGAATATCGCTCGACGAGAAACGCTATTGGAATCTGTCAGTCGAAGCGGATGATCCGCGGCTGCTGAAACTGGTGGGTTCGCAGGCAGGACTGTCGGCGGCGGTTGAAGCAATGGCTGAAGCGCCGGTCTCGACGGAGCGCATGAAACGCGATTTCGGTTTGGCACGGCGGGCGGCTCCGCTTCAGAGACTTGAAGAAGCGGGACTGATTGCCTATCGGCCGGTGTTGCGCGCACCACGGGTGCGGACGCAGTTCGACTCGGTGGTTCTGCTCTCGAATGATATCCGGGAACAGTACGGCGCGGAACTGTTCACGCGGCTTCGCTCCGTACACGAGCAGCATCTGATTCGCGAAGTATTCGAGTCCGGCCCGGACGGGATTCTGAAGAGCGAGCTCTTGAAGGGGGCGAGCAGCGGGCGGCGGGCGGCATTCGCTCGATTGACGGCTCGGGGAAATCTGGAACTGCGCGCGGAGGAGGTCACTCGCTGGGATCCGCAGCGGGAAGTCATTCCGGATTTGCAGGAGCCGGATGCGCTGACGCTTGAGCAGCGGACGGCGGTGGCGGAGATTGTGCAGGGGCTTGAGAGAAGAAGATTCGAGCCTTTTCTGCTCTTTGGAGTGACCGGATCGGGAAAGACGCAGGTTTACATCGAAGCGATCCGGCACGCGCTCGCGCAGGAACGAACGGCGCTGGTGCTGCTTCCCGAAATCGCGCTCACGCCGTTTGTGTGGGGACGGTTCTATCGCGTGCTCGGCGACCGGGTGGCGATTCAACACAGCGCGCAGAGTCCGGCGGTTCGCTACGATTTGTGGAGAGACATCCGCGCGGGCCGTTATCCGGTGGTGGTGGGGGCGCGCTCGGCGGTGTTTGCGCCGCTTGACCGGCTCGGACTCATCGTGGTGGACGAGGAGCAGGAGCCAAGTTACAAGCAGGAAGATCCCGCGCCGCGCTATCACGCTCGTGATGCGGCTCTGGTGCGGGCGCGACTCGAAAACGCGGTGGCGGTGTTGGGGAGTGCGACGCCGTCGGTGGAGTCGTTTCAGCACGCTTCGGCGGGACGCTACCGGATGCTCAGACTTCCGCAGCGCGTGGGGGGAGCGGTAATGCCCGAGATTCACGTGGTGGAACGAGTGCTGCCGCCGTTTCCCGAAAGCGAACCAGCGAAAGAGAAGGAAAAGAAAAAAGCATCGCGGCCACGTTTTCGGGAGTTGCCGCTGTTCACGGACGAGCTGCTGACTCGAATCGAAACGACTCTGGAGCGGAGCCGGCAAGTTGTGCTGTTACAGAACCGGCGGGGTTTTGCGCCATTTTTGATTTGTCCCGAATGCGGCAAGATTCCGGAGTGTCCGAACTGCTCGGTGAGCTTGACCTTTCACCGGCGGGGAGTGGCGATGCGCTGCCATTATTGCGATCATCGCGAAGCCGCGCCGGACGCTTGTCCGCGCTGCGCGTGTCCGGAGTGGCTGACGCAAGGCTACGGAACGCAGCGCATTGAGGAGGAACTCGCGACAAGGTTTCCGAGTGCGCGGATTTTACGGATGGATTCGGACTCGGTGACACGACGGGGAACACACGGCCGGATGGTGGCGGCGTTCGCGGCTGGGGAGTATGACATTCTGGTGGGTACGCAGATGGTGGCGAAGGGGCTGGATTTTCCGCGAGTGGAACTGGCGGCGGTGGTGCAGGCCGATGCGGAGTTGTTCTATCCGGATTTTCGCTCCTCGGAGCGGGCCGCCGCGCTGCTGACACAGCTGGCCGGAAGAGCGGGCCGCCGCACCGAGCCGGGGACGGTGATCGTGCAGAGCGCGGTCGCCGATCATCCAGTTCTGCAAAGCGTGTTGAAAGCCGATTGGGAAGAATTCGTACGCAATGAGATCGAGAATCGCGCGCGCAGCGGATATCCTCCGGCGGCGCGGCTGATTCTGCTGCGTGCGACGGGCAAGGATCAAACGGCCACGGTGCGCGCGCTTCTGCGAGTGCGCCGCCTGTTGCAGCCGGTGAACATTCTGAACGTGCTGGGGCCGGCGCCCGCGCTTATTCCGAGAGTTCGCGGCTTGTATCGTCATCATCTGCTGGTGCGATCCTTGCGGGAGAAAGACTCGACCGGAGCACGGCTGCGAAAAGAGATTGTGACGGCACTCGAACGCTATCGCGGCGAACGACCGGAACCGGGCGTACATATCGAACGTGACGTTGATCCGCAGACTGTTATATAG
- the der gene encoding ribosome biogenesis GTPase Der produces the protein MPLIAIVGRPNVGKSTLFNRVTRSRKAITAPEPGVTRDRHMSEAEWQGRAFLMMDTGGWVPHSEDLFETAIREQVQFALEECDFVLFIGDAHTGPTDVDLSIARLLQRGDKPVVLAVNKTDGPKQDLETGEFYAMGLGDPLPVSAVSGRGVAELLDYVVERLPEQGAAEELSRPRPLVAVVGRPNVGKSSFVNAVVGKPQRVVTEIAGTTRDAADTVVGYYRQQLTLIDTAGLRRRSRIGEAVEFYTTVRTDRALRDCDVAVVLTDAERGVVGQDIRILQQAEELGKGMLLCVNKWDLVEKDARTADKLHREIRERYASLSYVPVMFISCLEQQRVFKVLEQVIRIHEERQKRISTPELNRFVGDLMETAPPPSVKGRDIRFHYVTQVSAEPPQFVFWTGHPDLVAENYQRYLDRRIREQYGFEGVPVRIAFRKKT, from the coding sequence CTGCCGCTTATTGCGATCGTGGGCCGGCCCAACGTCGGGAAGTCCACGCTGTTCAATCGGGTCACCCGGTCGCGCAAGGCCATCACCGCGCCCGAACCGGGCGTGACGCGCGACCGGCACATGTCCGAAGCGGAATGGCAGGGTCGCGCGTTTCTGATGATGGATACGGGCGGCTGGGTTCCGCACAGCGAGGATCTGTTCGAGACGGCGATTCGCGAGCAGGTGCAGTTCGCGCTCGAGGAATGCGATTTCGTTTTGTTCATCGGAGACGCTCATACCGGACCGACGGACGTGGATCTGAGCATTGCGCGGCTATTGCAGCGGGGAGACAAGCCGGTGGTTCTGGCGGTCAACAAGACGGACGGACCGAAACAGGATTTGGAGACCGGCGAGTTCTACGCGATGGGACTGGGAGATCCGCTGCCGGTGAGCGCGGTGAGCGGTCGGGGAGTGGCCGAGCTGCTCGACTACGTGGTGGAGCGTTTGCCGGAGCAGGGAGCGGCGGAAGAGCTTTCACGGCCGCGACCGCTGGTGGCGGTGGTGGGACGGCCGAACGTGGGGAAATCGTCGTTCGTGAACGCAGTGGTCGGCAAGCCGCAGCGAGTGGTGACGGAAATCGCGGGAACCACGCGCGATGCGGCGGATACGGTGGTCGGCTACTATAGGCAGCAGCTCACGCTGATTGACACGGCGGGCTTGCGCCGTCGCAGTCGGATCGGTGAAGCGGTGGAGTTTTACACCACGGTTCGCACCGACCGCGCGCTGCGCGACTGCGACGTGGCGGTCGTTCTCACCGACGCGGAGCGGGGAGTGGTGGGGCAGGACATTCGCATTCTTCAGCAGGCCGAAGAGCTCGGCAAGGGAATGCTGCTCTGTGTGAACAAGTGGGACCTGGTCGAGAAGGACGCGCGCACGGCCGACAAGCTGCACCGCGAGATTCGCGAGCGCTATGCCTCACTCAGCTACGTGCCGGTGATGTTCATTTCCTGTTTGGAGCAGCAGCGCGTGTTCAAGGTGCTGGAACAGGTGATCCGGATTCACGAGGAGCGGCAGAAACGGATTTCCACTCCGGAGCTGAACCGGTTCGTGGGAGACCTCATGGAAACCGCGCCGCCGCCGTCGGTGAAGGGGCGGGACATTCGCTTTCACTACGTGACGCAAGTATCGGCGGAACCGCCGCAGTTCGTTTTCTGGACCGGTCATCCCGATCTGGTGGCGGAGAATTATCAGCGCTATCTTGACCGCCGGATTCGCGAGCAATACGGATTCGAGGGCGTGCCGGTGCGCATCGCCTTCCGTAAGAAGACATGA